One stretch of Akkermansia sp. RCC_12PD DNA includes these proteins:
- a CDS encoding carbamoyl phosphate synthase small subunit: MRENGFRVTVVPAHTTAEEVLGMKPDGVFLSNGPGDPATLTDIHREVAALIGKVPMFGICLGHQIISHALGAKTFKLKFGHRGANHPVKDLRTGKISITSQNHGFAVDPDTVPDDVEITLMNLNDNTVEGIAHKTLPIFSVQYHPEAAPGPRDPQYLFQDFKQMIASRGL, encoded by the coding sequence CTGAGGGAAAACGGCTTCCGTGTGACCGTGGTTCCCGCCCACACGACGGCGGAGGAAGTGCTTGGCATGAAGCCGGACGGCGTTTTTCTTTCCAACGGTCCGGGGGACCCCGCCACGCTGACGGACATCCACCGTGAAGTAGCCGCCCTGATCGGGAAGGTTCCCATGTTCGGCATCTGCCTGGGGCACCAGATCATTTCCCACGCGCTGGGGGCGAAGACCTTCAAGCTGAAGTTCGGCCACCGCGGCGCCAACCATCCGGTGAAGGACCTCCGCACGGGTAAAATCAGCATCACGTCCCAGAACCACGGTTTTGCCGTGGATCCGGACACCGTGCCGGACGACGTGGAAATCACGCTGATGAATCTGAATGACAATACCGTGGAGGGCATCGCTCACAAAACGCTCCCCATTTTCAGCGTGCAGTACCACCCGGAAGCCGCGCCCGGCCCCAGGGATCCCCAGTACCTGTTCCAGGACTTCAAGCAGATGATTGCCTCACGCGGGCTGTAG
- the gmd gene encoding GDP-mannose 4,6-dehydratase — MSKIALISGITGQDGSFLAEFLIDKGYEVHGILRRSSSFNTGRIEHLYLDEWVRDMKKSRLVNLHYGDMTDSSSLIRIIQTVQPDEIYNLAAQSHVKVSFDVPEYTAETDAVGTLRMLEAVRILGMEKKCRIYQASTSELFGLVQEVPQKETTPFYPRSPYGVAKQYGFWITKNYRESYGMFAVNGILFNHESERRGENFVTRKITLAAARIAQGMQDKLYLGNLNALRDWGYAKDYVECMWLILQHDVPEDFVIATGEMHTVREFCTLAFREAGIELEWEGEGAEERGRDTKTGKILVEVDPKYFRPAEVEQLLGDPTKARTLLGWNPTSTPFEELVRIMVRHDMEYVKHVDIR, encoded by the coding sequence ATGAGTAAAATTGCATTGATCTCCGGCATCACGGGGCAGGACGGCTCCTTTCTGGCTGAATTCCTGATTGACAAGGGCTATGAGGTGCACGGCATCCTGCGTCGCTCCTCTTCCTTCAATACGGGCCGCATAGAACACCTGTACCTGGACGAATGGGTGAGGGACATGAAAAAAAGCCGTCTGGTCAACCTGCATTACGGAGACATGACGGACTCAAGCTCCCTGATCCGCATCATCCAGACTGTCCAACCGGATGAAATCTACAACCTGGCTGCTCAAAGCCACGTGAAGGTCAGCTTTGACGTGCCGGAATACACGGCGGAAACGGATGCCGTGGGTACCCTCCGCATGCTGGAAGCCGTCCGCATCTTGGGCATGGAGAAAAAATGCCGCATTTACCAGGCCTCCACGTCGGAACTCTTCGGCCTGGTGCAGGAAGTCCCCCAGAAGGAAACCACCCCCTTCTATCCGCGCTCCCCCTACGGCGTAGCCAAGCAGTACGGATTCTGGATCACGAAAAATTACCGGGAATCCTACGGCATGTTCGCCGTCAACGGCATCCTGTTCAACCATGAAAGCGAACGCCGCGGGGAAAACTTCGTCACCCGCAAGATTACGCTGGCGGCAGCCCGCATCGCCCAGGGGATGCAGGACAAGCTCTACCTGGGCAACCTGAACGCCCTGCGCGACTGGGGCTACGCCAAAGACTATGTGGAATGCATGTGGCTGATTCTCCAGCACGACGTTCCGGAAGACTTCGTCATCGCCACGGGGGAAATGCACACCGTCCGCGAATTCTGCACGCTGGCCTTCCGGGAAGCGGGAATCGAGCTGGAATGGGAAGGGGAAGGCGCGGAAGAACGAGGCCGGGACACAAAAACGGGCAAAATCCTGGTGGAAGTGGACCCCAAGTATTTCCGTCCTGCGGAAGTGGAACAGCTCCTGGGCGATCCCACCAAGGCCAGAACCCTGCTCGGCTGGAATCCCACCTCCACGCCGTTTGAAGAACTGGTGCGCATCATGGTCCGCCATGATATGGAATACGTCAAACACGTTGATATCCGCTGA
- a CDS encoding GDP-L-fucose synthase produces MDNDSRIFVAGHRGLVGSAIWKALENKGYSNLIGRTHRELDLEDPAAVREFFDREKPEYVFLAAAFVGGIIANSLYRADFIFRNLQIQQNVIGESFRHGVSKLLFLGSTCIYPREAPQPMKEDALLTSPLEYTNEPYAIAKIAGLKMCESFNLQYGTNYIAVMPTNLYGPNDNFHLENSHVLPAMVRKIHLAKCLMEGNWAAVRRDLDARPVEQVDGTAAEEAILAVLGKYGISPGSVELWGTGTPLREFLWSEDMADACVHVMEQVDFSQLKGEDRNVRNCHINIGTGKEISIGDLARLIAATEDYRGKLVFNADKPDGTMRKLTDVSKLHSLGWQHRVELEEGVERIYRWYLGRTAEAGN; encoded by the coding sequence ATGGACAACGACAGCAGGATATTTGTGGCCGGGCACCGCGGGCTGGTGGGGTCCGCTATCTGGAAAGCGCTGGAAAATAAGGGCTATTCCAACCTGATCGGCCGGACGCACCGGGAACTGGACCTGGAGGACCCCGCAGCCGTCCGGGAATTCTTTGACCGGGAAAAGCCGGAATACGTCTTTCTGGCGGCGGCGTTCGTGGGCGGCATCATCGCCAACTCCCTCTACCGGGCGGACTTCATCTTCCGCAACCTCCAGATCCAGCAGAACGTCATCGGGGAAAGTTTCCGGCACGGCGTATCCAAGCTTCTTTTCCTGGGAAGCACCTGCATTTATCCGCGGGAGGCGCCTCAGCCCATGAAGGAGGACGCCCTGCTTACCTCCCCGCTGGAATACACCAACGAACCCTACGCCATCGCCAAAATAGCTGGGCTGAAAATGTGCGAAAGCTTCAACCTTCAATACGGCACCAACTACATCGCCGTCATGCCCACGAACCTGTACGGACCCAACGACAACTTCCACCTGGAAAACAGCCATGTGCTACCCGCCATGGTGCGCAAGATTCATCTGGCCAAGTGCCTGATGGAAGGGAACTGGGCCGCTGTCCGGAGAGACCTGGACGCCCGCCCTGTGGAACAGGTGGACGGAACGGCGGCGGAAGAGGCCATTCTGGCCGTGCTGGGCAAATACGGCATCTCCCCCGGTTCCGTGGAACTGTGGGGAACGGGAACTCCCCTGCGCGAATTCCTGTGGAGCGAGGATATGGCGGACGCCTGCGTCCATGTGATGGAACAGGTAGATTTCAGCCAGTTGAAGGGAGAGGATAGGAACGTGCGGAACTGCCATATCAACATCGGCACCGGGAAGGAAATCTCCATAGGCGATCTGGCGCGGCTCATTGCCGCTACGGAAGACTACCGAGGAAAACTGGTGTTCAACGCGGACAAGCCGGACGGCACCATGCGCAAGCTGACGGACGTCTCCAAGCTGCACTCCCTGGGCTGGCAACACCGCGTGGAACTGGAAGAGGGCGTGGAACGCATTTACAGGTGGTATCTGGGCCGGACGGCAGAAGCCGGCAACTGA
- a CDS encoding Na+/H+ antiporter NhaC family protein — protein sequence MTRLPNSQDTPPAKPSLWALSPLLVFFLLYLVISVAVQDFYAVPVTVAFTAAAIWSVAITKGKSITERVDLFSAGVANRNILMMVWIFVLAGAFAQSARDMGAIDATVRLTLHLLPDNLLLASVFIASCFISLSVGTSVGTIVALAPVAVGLAEATNVNTGMMTAIVVGGAFFGDNLSFISDTTIAATRTQGCAMRDKFRANVKVVLPAALLALACYMAAGWSVQAPAAGADVQIEWLKVLPYLLVLAAALAGIHVMAVLTLGLLAAGMVGMGMGYFSCMDWFRSMGDGMTGMGELIIVTLLAGGVLAMIRFNGGIAYIIEKITCHIRGRRGAEFSIAALVSLANLCTANNTIAIITAGPIAKDISDRFNIPPRRSASILDTFSCLVQGVIPYGAQMLMAAGIAQISPLQIMKYLYYPLILGVCSAAAIVLGGRANRKHASGPENPA from the coding sequence ATGACCCGCCTTCCGAACAGCCAGGATACGCCCCCCGCCAAACCCAGCCTGTGGGCGCTGAGCCCTCTGCTGGTGTTCTTCCTGCTCTACCTGGTTATTTCCGTGGCGGTGCAGGACTTTTACGCCGTGCCGGTCACCGTGGCGTTTACGGCGGCGGCCATCTGGTCCGTAGCCATCACGAAAGGGAAAAGCATCACGGAACGCGTGGACCTGTTCTCCGCCGGAGTGGCCAACCGGAACATCCTGATGATGGTCTGGATCTTCGTGCTCGCGGGGGCCTTCGCCCAGTCCGCGCGGGACATGGGGGCCATAGACGCCACAGTCCGGCTCACGCTGCACCTCCTGCCGGACAACCTTCTTCTGGCCAGCGTTTTCATCGCTTCCTGCTTCATCTCGCTCTCCGTCGGAACGTCCGTGGGAACCATCGTGGCCCTGGCCCCGGTAGCCGTGGGACTGGCGGAAGCCACAAACGTCAACACGGGCATGATGACGGCCATTGTGGTGGGAGGCGCCTTCTTCGGCGACAACCTCTCCTTCATTTCAGACACCACCATTGCCGCCACCCGCACGCAGGGCTGCGCCATGCGGGATAAATTCCGGGCCAACGTCAAGGTGGTCCTGCCCGCCGCCCTGCTCGCCCTGGCCTGCTACATGGCAGCGGGGTGGAGCGTCCAGGCGCCGGCGGCAGGCGCGGACGTGCAGATAGAATGGCTCAAGGTGCTTCCTTACCTGCTGGTGCTGGCCGCAGCCCTGGCGGGCATCCACGTGATGGCCGTGCTGACTCTGGGTCTGCTGGCCGCGGGAATGGTGGGCATGGGCATGGGCTACTTCTCCTGCATGGACTGGTTCCGTTCCATGGGCGACGGCATGACCGGGATGGGGGAACTTATCATCGTCACGCTATTGGCGGGCGGCGTGCTTGCCATGATCCGCTTCAACGGCGGCATCGCCTATATTATTGAAAAAATCACGTGCCATATCCGGGGAAGGCGCGGAGCGGAATTCAGCATTGCCGCACTGGTCTCCCTCGCCAACCTATGCACGGCGAACAACACCATCGCCATCATCACGGCGGGTCCTATTGCCAAGGACATCAGCGACCGCTTCAACATTCCGCCCAGGCGCAGCGCCAGCATCCTGGACACCTTCTCCTGCCTGGTACAGGGAGTCATTCCCTACGGTGCCCAGATGCTGATGGCCGCGGGAATCGCCCAGATCTCCCCCCTGCAGATCATGAAATACTTGTATTACCCCCTGATTCTGGGAGTGTGCTCCGCGGCGGCCATTGTCCTCGGCGGAAGGGCAAACCGGAAACATGCCTCCGGTCCGGAAAATCCGGCCTAG
- a CDS encoding type I phosphomannose isomerase catalytic subunit translates to MMQPFRFHPIYQPRIWGGQHMRTLLGRELPDRETAYGEAWEISDRPEAMSIVKEGEWEGMPLHRLWEEHREEIFGPGYEHFPRFPLLCKILDARENLSVQVHPPERTAQAWGGEVKNEVWYVLHAEPDALIYGGMEESATEQDIYRAADAGRMEQLIRSAHLNAGEHLYIPAGLVHAIGAGHLIAEIQQNSDTTYRLYDWNRTDDSGRGRELHLKQALDSIREFRELSRDPRYLSDTPHFTSREYRLDRGERFIPQDASRFAVLTVLQGGVGWDGRKATQGEFILSPVRSAAVTATEPDTVLLSTTV, encoded by the coding sequence ATGATGCAGCCTTTCCGCTTCCATCCGATCTACCAGCCCCGCATCTGGGGCGGACAGCACATGAGAACCCTCTTGGGACGGGAACTTCCCGACCGGGAAACGGCCTACGGGGAAGCCTGGGAAATCAGCGACAGGCCGGAAGCCATGAGCATCGTGAAGGAAGGCGAATGGGAAGGCATGCCCTTGCACCGGCTGTGGGAGGAACACCGGGAGGAAATCTTTGGCCCCGGTTATGAACACTTCCCGCGTTTCCCCCTGTTGTGCAAGATACTGGACGCGCGCGAAAACCTTTCCGTCCAGGTGCATCCTCCGGAACGTACGGCGCAGGCATGGGGAGGAGAAGTGAAAAATGAAGTCTGGTACGTCCTCCACGCGGAACCGGACGCTCTAATCTACGGAGGCATGGAGGAATCCGCCACGGAGCAGGACATATACCGTGCGGCGGACGCGGGCCGGATGGAACAGCTTATCCGCTCCGCCCATCTGAACGCCGGGGAACACCTGTACATTCCCGCCGGGCTGGTTCACGCCATCGGCGCGGGCCATCTCATCGCGGAAATCCAGCAAAACAGCGATACCACCTACCGCCTCTACGACTGGAACCGGACGGACGACTCCGGACGGGGAAGAGAACTGCATCTGAAACAGGCCCTGGACTCCATCCGTGAATTCAGGGAACTCAGCCGCGATCCACGCTATCTGTCAGACACGCCCCACTTCACCTCCCGGGAATACCGCCTGGACAGAGGGGAACGGTTCATCCCGCAGGATGCTTCCCGCTTTGCCGTCCTGACGGTGCTCCAGGGTGGCGTGGGCTGGGACGGGAGGAAAGCCACGCAGGGGGAATTCATTCTTTCTCCCGTCCGGTCGGCGGCCGTAACAGCCACCGAACCGGACACGGTTCTCCTCTCAACAACGGTTTGA
- a CDS encoding N-acetylmuramoyl-L-alanine amidase → MNNLFTIATYLSRVSGQLQPMLEKVQGMDRRTFLLEAAALLALTSCAETSGKAGPAPMISFTPSSVPLVKRSPRQLLAECNVQPLFMPKTSPLRRRSSRMKPRFITMHNTENPSADAMQHARALNNGALRCNWHYTVDPYVAMQHLPLNETGRHADRGGPGDMYSIGIEMCEKRGQSIVKTFDRAAKLAAYTMYSQNIPLRNVVPHYYWTGKRCPHLLLDNGKPGFKWSWFISRVDYYNRCIS, encoded by the coding sequence ATGAACAACCTTTTCACCATCGCCACGTATCTTTCCCGTGTTTCCGGCCAGCTCCAGCCCATGCTGGAAAAAGTCCAGGGCATGGACCGCAGGACATTCCTGCTGGAAGCCGCCGCCCTGCTCGCCCTGACAAGCTGCGCTGAAACCTCCGGCAAGGCCGGCCCGGCGCCCATGATCTCCTTCACACCCTCCAGCGTTCCACTGGTGAAGCGTTCCCCGCGCCAGCTCCTCGCGGAATGCAACGTGCAGCCGTTGTTCATGCCCAAAACCTCCCCCCTACGCCGGCGTTCCTCCCGCATGAAGCCCCGCTTCATCACCATGCACAACACGGAAAACCCGTCCGCAGACGCCATGCAGCACGCCCGCGCCCTGAACAACGGAGCCCTGCGGTGCAACTGGCACTACACGGTGGACCCGTACGTGGCCATGCAGCACCTCCCTTTGAACGAAACCGGCCGCCATGCGGACCGCGGCGGCCCCGGAGACATGTACTCCATCGGCATTGAAATGTGCGAAAAGCGCGGACAAAGCATCGTCAAAACCTTCGACCGCGCCGCCAAGCTGGCCGCCTACACGATGTACTCCCAGAACATCCCGCTGCGCAACGTGGTGCCGCACTACTACTGGACGGGCAAGCGCTGCCCCCATCTGCTGCTGGACAACGGCAAACCCGGCTTCAAATGGTCCTGGTTCATCTCCCGCGTGGACTACTATAACCGCTGCATCAGTTGA
- a CDS encoding glycoside hydrolase N-terminal domain-containing protein, with amino-acid sequence MHLQSLLFSALSVSAVSLGWSALDKPSASNLIWNDKPAVVVYPQADKNPDGSLGKYKKPSAVWEAEGYPIGNGRVGAMIFSAPNRERFALNEISLWSGGPNPGGGYGYGPNAGTNQFGNYMPFGDLFVDFKKGDQPASVSVEDFTRALDLRDGIYKVNYKSDGVTYDREAFASTPANVLVINYRASKPGSFNADFSVNCQVDADISAKGPVLTWKGTLKNGMNFEGRVLVRAKGGTVSASGDRISVKDADSCTVVVAMETDYLMDYKKDWKGEAPSKKLDRYAAKSASTDYAALKQAHIAQYKSMFDRVKVDFGKTEPEVAKLPIPERLKSYKNKPSDPDLEETMFQFGRYLLLSSSRPGTLPANLQGLWNEYVSPPWACDYHNNINVQMAYWGAEPANLSECHQALIDYVEAMAPGCRDASQANKKFNTKDGKPVRGWTVRTSQNIFGGNGWAWNIPGNAWYALHIWEHYAFTGDRKYLEKQAYPLMKEICHFWEDHLKELGAKGEGFLSGGKPLKEEQQKELADIKAGTLVAPDGWSPEHGPREDGVMHDQQLIAELFTNTIKAARILGKDAAWAKSLEGKLKRLAGNKIGKEGNLQEWMIDRIPKTDHRHTSHLFAVFPGNQITKLKTPKLAEAARLSLEWRGTTGDSRRSWTWPWRTALWARFGDGNKAHEMFEGLLKYNTLPNMLTTHPPMQMDGNFGIVGGVCEILLQSHAGGIEIMPSPVDAWPSGSVKGLKARGNITVDFSWKNGKVGNVKLYSEQPRVVPVRVNGSVTRMKTLPLQPKAAAAPAADRKG; translated from the coding sequence ATGCATCTTCAATCCCTTCTTTTCTCCGCTTTATCCGTAAGTGCGGTATCGCTTGGCTGGAGCGCTCTGGACAAGCCTTCCGCCTCCAACCTGATCTGGAACGACAAGCCTGCCGTGGTCGTCTATCCACAGGCGGACAAAAACCCTGACGGCAGCTTGGGCAAATACAAGAAGCCCTCCGCCGTATGGGAAGCGGAAGGCTATCCCATCGGCAACGGCCGCGTGGGCGCGATGATTTTCAGCGCCCCCAACCGTGAACGTTTTGCCCTGAACGAGATCAGCCTCTGGTCCGGCGGTCCCAATCCGGGGGGCGGCTACGGCTACGGTCCGAATGCGGGGACCAACCAGTTCGGCAACTACATGCCTTTCGGCGACCTGTTCGTGGACTTCAAGAAAGGGGACCAGCCCGCCTCCGTGTCCGTGGAGGACTTCACCCGCGCCCTGGACCTGCGCGACGGCATTTACAAGGTGAATTACAAATCCGACGGCGTGACCTACGACCGTGAAGCTTTTGCCAGTACCCCCGCCAATGTCCTGGTGATCAACTACCGCGCCAGCAAGCCCGGCAGTTTCAACGCGGACTTTTCCGTGAATTGCCAGGTGGATGCGGACATCTCCGCCAAAGGCCCCGTACTTACGTGGAAAGGTACCCTGAAGAACGGCATGAATTTTGAAGGCCGCGTCCTGGTACGCGCGAAGGGGGGCACCGTTTCCGCCTCCGGGGACAGGATTTCCGTGAAAGACGCAGATTCCTGCACGGTTGTCGTCGCCATGGAGACGGACTACCTGATGGACTACAAGAAAGACTGGAAGGGGGAGGCCCCTTCCAAGAAGCTGGACCGTTATGCGGCCAAATCCGCCTCTACGGATTATGCCGCGCTGAAACAGGCGCACATCGCCCAGTACAAGTCCATGTTTGACCGCGTGAAAGTGGACTTCGGCAAGACTGAGCCGGAAGTGGCCAAACTTCCCATTCCGGAACGCCTGAAATCCTACAAAAATAAGCCGTCCGATCCCGACCTGGAGGAGACCATGTTCCAGTTCGGCCGCTATCTGCTGCTTTCCAGCTCCCGGCCCGGAACCCTTCCCGCAAACCTCCAGGGCCTTTGGAACGAATACGTGAGTCCGCCGTGGGCCTGCGACTATCACAACAACATCAATGTCCAGATGGCCTACTGGGGCGCGGAACCCGCCAATCTTTCCGAATGCCACCAGGCGCTGATTGATTACGTGGAAGCCATGGCTCCCGGCTGCCGGGACGCCTCCCAGGCCAATAAAAAATTCAATACCAAGGACGGCAAGCCGGTGCGCGGCTGGACGGTGCGCACTTCCCAGAACATCTTCGGCGGCAACGGGTGGGCCTGGAACATTCCGGGCAATGCCTGGTATGCCCTGCACATATGGGAGCATTATGCCTTCACCGGAGACAGGAAGTATCTGGAAAAACAGGCCTATCCCCTGATGAAGGAGATCTGCCATTTCTGGGAAGACCATTTAAAGGAACTGGGCGCGAAAGGCGAAGGCTTCCTGTCCGGCGGCAAGCCCCTGAAGGAAGAGCAGCAGAAGGAACTGGCCGACATCAAGGCCGGCACCCTGGTGGCTCCGGACGGATGGTCCCCGGAACACGGCCCCCGTGAAGACGGCGTGATGCATGACCAGCAGCTGATTGCGGAACTTTTCACCAACACGATCAAGGCCGCCCGCATTCTGGGCAAGGATGCCGCCTGGGCCAAGAGTCTGGAGGGCAAGCTGAAGAGGCTGGCCGGCAACAAGATCGGCAAGGAGGGCAACCTTCAGGAATGGATGATCGACCGCATTCCCAAGACGGACCACCGCCATACGTCCCACCTCTTTGCCGTTTTTCCCGGCAACCAGATCACCAAGCTCAAGACGCCCAAGCTGGCGGAGGCCGCCCGCCTGTCCCTGGAATGGCGCGGCACGACCGGCGACAGCCGCCGTTCCTGGACGTGGCCCTGGCGCACGGCCCTCTGGGCGCGCTTCGGGGACGGAAACAAGGCTCATGAAATGTTTGAGGGCCTGCTCAAGTACAATACTCTTCCGAACATGCTGACGACGCACCCACCCATGCAGATGGACGGCAACTTCGGCATCGTGGGTGGCGTGTGTGAAATCCTGCTGCAATCCCACGCAGGCGGCATTGAAATCATGCCTTCCCCCGTGGATGCGTGGCCGTCCGGTTCTGTGAAGGGGTTGAAGGCCCGCGGCAACATTACCGTGGATTTCTCCTGGAAAAACGGCAAGGTGGGCAACGTGAAGCTTTATTCCGAGCAGCCCAGGGTGGTGCCCGTGCGCGTCAACGGAAGCGTAACCCGCATGAAGACCCTGCCGCTGCAACCCAAGGCGGCAGCAGCGCCCGCCGCAGACAGGAAGGGCTAA